From one Oncorhynchus keta strain PuntledgeMale-10-30-2019 chromosome 30, Oket_V2, whole genome shotgun sequence genomic stretch:
- the pnpla4 gene encoding patatin-like phospholipase domain-containing protein 4 — protein MTVPVVNLSFAACGFLGIYQLGACGAILRHGDKLVSSLRACAGASAGALVAAVMVTAPDKLQSVKEFTFRFAKDVRSQRFGAVTPGYNFMLTLREGIEEFLPGNAHIKAGNRLHISITHSKSGKNTIVSSFASREDLIKALLASSFVPVYAGIKPVEWQGQKWIDGGFTDSLPILPEGRTITVSPFAGPQDICPKHRGLMNLHLKLANMDVMFSKENIIRLNQSLFPPLEERMNQYCKEGHDDAVRFLKNENWIQ, from the exons ATGACAGTGCCAGTGGTGAACCTTTCTTTTGCTGCGTGTGGATTCCTGGGTATCTACCAACTGGGCGCATGTGGAGCCATCCTGAGACACGGAGACAAGCTGGTGAGCTCTCTCAGGGCATGTGCAGGGGCATCTGCTGGAGCTCTGGTGGCTGCAGTGATGGTCACTGCTCCAGACAAACTACAG AGTGTCAAAGAGTTTACCTTCAGATTTGCGAAAGATGTCAGAAGCCAGAGGTTTGGAGCTGTGACTCCTGGATATAACTTCATGCTTACACTCAG GGAGGGAATCGAGGAGTTTCTGCCTGGCAATGCCCACATTAAAGCAGGCAATCGCCTTCACATCTCTATAACACATTCAAAAAGTGGCAAGAACACCATCGTGTCCAGCTTTGCCTCCAGGGAGGACCTCATAAAG GCACTCTTGGCCAGTAGTTTTGTGCCCGTCTATGCTGGAATCAAACCGGTGGAATGGCAAGGACAG AAATGGATTGACGGGGGATTCACGGATAGTCTCCCCATCCTGCCAGAGGGACGTACCATCACAGTCTCCCCCTTCGCAGGTCCCCAAGACATCTGCCCAAAACACAGAGGGCTCATGAACCTCCACCTCAAACTGGCCAACATGGACGTAATG TTTTCCAAAGAGAACATCATCAGGTTAAACCAGTCCTTATTCCCTCCGTTAGAGGAAAGGATGAACCAGTATTGTAAAGAGGGTCATGACGATGCAGTGAGGTTTCTGAAGAACGAAAACTGGATCCAGTAG